Genomic segment of Arachis stenosperma cultivar V10309 chromosome 4, arast.V10309.gnm1.PFL2, whole genome shotgun sequence:
GACCCCAAGACGCGCACTCAAAACATCATTACCTTTGCTAAGATTGATGATTTCTTCTGTTTGTTCATTTATTTCTGCACCTATAGTTTGATGCAAATGAGAAATTGGATTTTGTGCAAAGGGTGTCAATTCGACTTGATCAGAAGGAGGTCCACAATCACATCATGGATAGTTGATGGAGCTTCGATAACAATTTTAGCTGGCAATTTGTCTGTTTTggtatttttttgtctttggCTCAGTGTTGATCAAAGGAGTCGAGTTAGTACTGGAGGATGTGAAAGATAGTTGATGAATGGTAGGATTAACACTAGTTTTCCTGGGAGGAGTTGTTTTCTGCATACAAACCTTTCAATAAAAGGGAATGTACTTTTATGTTTCTatgtagaaaaagaaaaggtaaATATACCAAGGTTCTGAGAACCAAACCAGTCATCGAAACGCTTTAGCTACTGGTTCATAGGTTCAACCGTGGTTGAACCGAAAAAgccgttttataataaaataataaataaaatataaataaacacattaaaatataattatagtctaatataaattttaaaatatcattcaaaTTAAAAGTACTACATAAACCAGAATGTTATAATCTCATTcaaatacaaattcaaaagtcaaaaaacaaaacaaccaatcaaacatAACATGGCAACATCAAAATGATCCAAGTTTGTCATCAATCATCAACATCCTCCATAACTTGCTGCAGATTTGCGTCATTGATATCATCACCTTCATTTCCACTACTTGGACCAGAAAAAGCAAGTGGTGCAGCATAAAATGTACTActactaccaccaccaccaccaccttgATCTAAATCAGCATCAATCTCATCTAACAAAATATAACACATTTTCaataaattaaagatcaaaGCAATTGTAATTTATTGTCTGATCAATAAACTATAATACTCACTAAGCAAGTCTTCAATATTACTTGGAAGATCAGGCTCTTTTTCAACAACCTCTTTCATCACCCAAAAGTCAACCATATCAATACTTTCAATATCGATTGGATTATATCGCAccttttgctttcttttttttctttccattctaacaaattaaatataatatatgatAAGCCTAGTATATTAACTACACAAAATCTAATGATATGAAATGAAAGGATGAAATATATATTACCTGGATTTAAGACGTAAATTATACGTAACATACATAATATCACTTAGCCTATCATGCTCCAATCTATTCCTTCTTTTTGTATGAATTTAATCAAAAAGACTCCAATTCCTTTCACACCTTGAAGAAGCAGATGCTTAGCTAAGAATGCAAACTGCCATGTTTTGTAAACATGGAGCAGAACCACCAAACAAGCTCCACCATTCATCTACAAGTTACAATCCCATAGCTCAAGTATTAGTTATCAAATTAAGgaaacaaaatcataaaataagtaaataactaaataagtTATTATCAAACAGATATTATTACCAGGTTGAAGTTTTTTTGCAGCTCGAAAAGCTTCAGACCTAGCAAAGCATTCCTTTCAATCTTTATATAAGTGTATTTCTTTCATTGCCCCAACTGAATCTAAATTATTAACCTTGCAATGCAATGTAACAAGATCAAGTAAATCTCGCATGACATCAGGTGCTTCTCTATAATTTCCATAAAAAAAGCAAGCAGGATTCAAGAAATAAGCTGCTGCatgaagatttttttttcaaatgttTATCCCATCTTGAGTTGATAATCTCTGTGTAAGGTTGATATGCAGTCTTACTATGCTTGAATATTTCTTTGATTCCATTTTCTGACCTCAGCATACCTTTATAAACAATTCCCAATGATGGTTTATCATCGGCATCTACCAACCTCAGCAATTTAATCAACGGACTCTCAATTTTGCATGCAGTAAAACAATCATTCCAAAATTTATTGTCTAGGATAATTGCACTCACAGCTCTACTATTAGCACTCCTTCCTAATTTGTGTTCGGTAAAGTGTGTATCAACAACCAATGCTTGTAAATCTGATTTGCGCTCAAAGATACTCTTCAATGTGATGAAGATAGTGGCAAAACGAGTTGCACCTGGACGAACAATCTCCTTCCAATCAGTTCTTTGTCTTAGCCAGGACAAGAACACCGTATGATTATACACAAACACGATAATCTTCGAAGCACGTGTTGTAAGGTTAGAAATATGTGGCATGCTGCTTATATCTTTTAGAATAAGATTCAAGCAATGAGCAGCAAAAGGTGACTAGtgaatattttcaaatttcttaTTAATAAGCCTACCAGCAGCAACATAATTCGTGGCATTATCTGTCACTACATGAACAATATTATCAGGTCCAATCCATTCAATCACCTCCAAAAATAAGTCACACAAGCTTGAAGCATTTTTACCATATTTGAAGCATCTACAAATTTCACAAAGCACAACCCTTTCGAACAATAAACCAAAAATTAATCAGCGTTCTTTGCTTTTGATCTGCCCAACCATCATCCATGAGGGTACATCCAGTTTCTTTCTAAGCAGACCTATAGCTATCAATAACTATTTGACACTCCTTTTTGAGATCTGCTAATAAGTTAACCCTCAGCTTATCATAAGAAGGACCTTTATAACCAGGCCCGATGCCAGCAACACCATCCAACATATCTTGAAAAAAGGGTGACATAACCGCATTGAAAAGAATCCTACAATCCAAAAGCCATCTAGCCACTCGCTTATCAACTTCATGAAGTGCCTCTTTGTTTTGAAACACCCTTTTCATACTTGGTTGACTTTTTGGAGTTGTTCTTAGTGCAAACATAGGAGGAATAATAGTTTTGACTTTCTTTTTTGGATTGCCTCCAATCACCTTCTTAGTTGGTAACTGACTCGTAGTTTGTTGTTCTTCTTGCGCTATTGCTTCATCAAATGCATCCTCAATCTCATCAGTATCCTCTTCATTGAAATTTACTTTCCCTTTACTAGTTTTACTTTTCTGAATCTCTTTCAATAAAcctttcatttctttttctaCATCATACGGGACCCTAGAAAACTTCTTAATGTCTCCACCTATCTTCACCAAATGCTTTTTCATTCTATTAATTTCCCGACCCCTAAAAGTACTCAGACAAAATAAGCATTGGTAATGCGGTTTTccatttatattttgtaaagcaACGTATCTCCAAGTAGGATCAATTTTTTCTCAAACATTAGAAGTTTGTAATTGACTTTCGTTAAATCCGAGAGGAAGAAAAGGTTCATTCGAAGCAGAATTATTTTCAGCATTATTATTCCTAGGTAGTTCTTGGTTGATACTCTCATCCATACCTAAACATTACTAGCAATCCAATAATGGTTTTTTTCAATTTCTATATCACAACAACCCACTCCAACCCAATAATCTCAACTCTCAAGTTCAGAACAAACAACAtcaaaaattattcaaaattattcataattattCAACAAACAACAAAATCCAGTTCAGTAAACAAAGCAAAATCAGTTCAGTAACCAACACTTATTAAAGAAAGTTCATAGTTCAGTTCAGTAGGATTAGTTGAATCAGTTCACAGTTTCACACTTCACagttcaaagaaaaataaaatatcagtAAATCACAGATCAGTATCACTATATCAATATATTAGAGTTCATCAGTTCACACTTCAGTGACTTCAGTTCACAAAGTTTCACAAAATCAAAAAACTATTCAATCATACTCATCAGGGAGACAGAGACATGCAAAAGTTATTCAATCAAACAAtcatatctaaaaaaattaccTGGAAGCTCGATGGCGCTTTCAACAGAACATGCAACAGGGAGACAGCGACGAGTGACCAAGCAGTGGTGGAGCACCTTCGAAGGAACGACAGCTACTGCGCGATGGAGGTGGCTATTCGAAGGATTGACGGTGGCGGCACGAGGCGGTGGCTGGACGGAGGTGAGGGATGACCGGACGACGAGCTCAATGAGAACTCCTATCATGTGAGAGTTTGAAAGAGGCATTCTCACTTCTAGTTCTGGAAGCTGGAAGCCCGATGAGAACTGAGAAGGGGAATTCAGGATCAAATTAGGGATTTAGGGCTAAACAGAGGCTGAAACGGCAACGTTTGGCTTCCCAGTCAAAAAACTGGCCGGATCACGGTTCGGTTTGACCGATCTGTTACTAGCCCGTTCATTAGTTCAATTCTGGTTATCAAATTCTTGGGTTTTGCTGTTTGCCCGAGTCATTTTTCTGTCTGATTCACGATTTAACCGATTCGACTAGCCGATTTGAACCGGTTTTTAGAACCTTGGTAAATACCTTAGTAGCTTCAGAATCTATCAAGTTATAAGAGCTAGAAGAGATATCTTCAAGAATAGCCTCGAGACTTTCAGTGTTCAATGGAAAATTTCTAGTACTAGGATTTTCTGAAGGAGATTCGATAGATTTGCTGGTGTGTTGTTGTTTAGCCTAATAAAAAATTCTTCAGATATATAATGTTGCACAATAGGCTTTTGAGGCTTTCAACTTTTTTCTTGAAACTTTGAAGTTTCAGCATTTCTCTTCGAGATGGCAATGGTAGTAGGTATTTCACCTATGCTTGGACAAACCTTCAGCATACCCttaagaatttattataaaCTACGATTGTATTGAGAATAATTTTTTGCCACTAGACAAGAAAAGATTTGGTCGCGTATCGACTTGGAACAAAATCAATTGCCTCATATTCCGATCAATGACCTTTATTATATTTCAACTCCCTAGTTATAAGTGACATTGAATTGTAAATTTTTTGGCCTAAGTGACTGGATAACTTTGAACCAAATGGGGTATGCAAAGCTTGAGAGAATCCCATTTTTCGAGCATTGAAATGAGGAGCATGCAGAGTGACTCTGTATTGATCTTTTTTGTACATTGGGATACCAGTTGTGAAAACTTGGATGGCAGTATAACTGCCCCAATTCCTGTCAATTACATGTTGGATTTTCTCCTTGTTTTCTTTTGAAATTCTTGCTAAACGAAACCAAGTCAGACCACACTTGCGCTTAGCAAAATGCGCAAAATTGAGTTCATTATTTTGAAAAGACTTGGCATGATAGAATCTTGTGAAAGTTGCCCAAAAAGATCCCCAATCTTGGGACCAAGAAAGTTTGGTTTCAAAGATGCAAGGTGGATGCCCTCAATTGGTTGTTTGTCTGAAATTGAAACACCATtgattttcatatatttttttcaaaaacaacattCAACTATAATTGAAGGAGTCAAAGTAGTCCACCTACACTGAGGGGGGATTGATTCTCAAGGCTTGTTACCATTTGGCCAAGCTCATCATACAAATTACCAAGAAAAAGTTTTGAAAGGCAAAAACGAGATGTACTTTCATGGATCTAGGCAGCAAGTGGTTGATAATAAAGCCTTTGCATGGTAATGCTTCGAGAACAAAAAACTACCACATTTAGCcagaaacacaaaaaataagCAACATGCTCATCATCGAAAATAAGATCTTTACCTTGTCCCATGTTGTTTTTCATGAACTCCCCATAAGAAAAACTAATCCCAATTGATCTTATATTTTTTCTCTGGTCCCATGTTTGGAAAAATATCGATTATATAGGAATTTAACCATGTAATAGCCACTACGTCGAAGAGGGTAGGTCCAACCATCCCACAAGGCAAATGAAAATTACCGAAGAAATACAAAGTAGCTCCAATCACCAGTGATGGTAATAAGTTGATATTGGAATAATCGAAGCAAATCATATATGCCACGTCAGGcccaaaaaattttttcttttatcattCGATCCTTTTGAACCAGGCTATATAGTTGACACTCTTCATGGAAATCTTAGGGTTGTTTCGAAATGGCTTGGTATGGTCATCAAAAAGAGCCACATACATATCTTTCTTTATCAATAATTCTTGACCAGGAAGAGACGTGAAAAAAGGAAGAACCCGATCGATATCAAAGGGAGGAAGCAAGGGACTTAGAAAATAGTGCATATGATCATCAACAAAAAAATGGGAAAGGATCTTTTTTGC
This window contains:
- the LOC130975254 gene encoding uncharacterized protein LOC130975254, with product MKKHLVKIGGDIKKFSRVPYDVEKEMKGLLKEIQKSKTSKGKVNFNEEDTDEIEDAFDEAIAQEEQQTTSQLPTKKVIGGNPKKKVKTIIPPMFALRTTPKSQPSMKRVFQNKEALHEVDKRVARWLLDCRILFNAVMSPFFQDMLDGVAGIGPGYKGPSYDKLRVNLLADLKKECQIVIDSYRCFKYGKNASSLCDLFLEVIEWIGPDNIVHVVTDNATNYVAADISSMPHISNLTTRASKIIVFVYNHTVFLSWLRQRTDWKEIVRPGATRFATIFITLKSIFERKSDLQALVVDTHFTEHKLGRSANSRAVSAIILDNKFWNDCFTACKIESPLIKLLRLVDADDKPSLGIVYKGMLREAPDVMRDLLDLVTLHCKIERNALLGLKLFELQKNFNLMNGGACLVVLLHVYKTWQFAFLAKHLLLQDEIDADLDQGGGGGGSSSTFYAAPLAFSGPSSGNEGDDINDANLQQVMEDVDD